ACGACGCCGCCGCTAATGGACGTCATCGAGACAGTCGTCGTCGCGTTCTGGGCGATGCTACCCGCGTACGTGCCGAACAACGCGGCCGTCCTGTTCGGCGGCGGTCGACCGATCGACGGCGGGCGGACGTGGGGTGACAGTCGCCTGCTCGGGGACGGCAAGACCTGGCGCGGGACCGCCGGCGGGACCGCGACCGGCGTCGCGCTGGCGCTCGGATTGAACGCCGTCCGACCGACGGCGACGGACGCGCTCGCCGTCTCCGTTCCCGAGTTCCCGATCGTCGCGGCCGTCACGCTCGCGGCCGGGGCAATGGTCGGCGACGTCACCGCCTCGTTCGTCAAGCGCCGCAGCGGCCGCGAACGCGGTGCGGCCTTCCCGGGGCTCGACCAGCTGGACTTCGTCGTCGGCGCGCTTGTCCCGACCGCAATCCTCGCACCCAGTTGGTTCGGAAAGACGTTCACTGTGCCCGTGCTCGCGGTCGTGCTCGTGATCACGCCGCTGTTGCACGTCGGGACGAACGTCGTCGCCTACTATCTGGGGCTGAAAGACGAGCCGTGGTGATACTGGTGGCGATACGTTCGTGAAGATATTCGGCACGTCGTCGTGCCAACTGGTTTTGAAATGGTATCGCCACCGGTATGAGACTGGAGGGCTTTTCACCCCCGACCGCCGAGAGACAGACAATGAGCTCTCGCGACAGTACGCTCCGGCTTGCGACACGTGGTTCTGATCTCGCGCTTCGACAGGCGGCCACGGTGGCAGAGACGCTGGAAGGGCGGCGACAGTCAGTCGAACTGATCGAGGTCGAGACGACCGGCGACCAGATCCGCGACGAATTGATCCACCGGCTGGGCAAGACGGGCGCGTTCGTCCGCGCGCTCGACGAGCGGGTGCTCGACGGCGAGGCCGACGCCGCCGTCCACTCGCTGAAGGACGTCCCGACCGAGGGCGGCGAGGAGACGGTCGTCGCGGGCGTCCCCGAGCGCGGTCCGGCGGGCGACGTGCTGGTGACGCCCGGCGGGAAGGCCCTCGAGGAACTCCCCGAGAGCGCGACTGTCGGCACGTCCAGCCTCCGGCGCGAAGCGCAGTTGCACGCCGAGCGACCGGACCTGAACGTGGAACCGCTCCGCGGGAACGTCGACACGCGGATCGAGAAGTTGCTGGCCCCGACGCTCCAGCGCGAACACGCCGACCGGAGCGACGCCGAAAGCGAGCGCAAGGAGCGAGCGGACGACGAGGACTACGAACACCCCTACGATCGGACGGTCGAGGAGTGGTTCGACGACCTGGCCGAGATCGAGCGTCGCGCGCTCGAACGCGACGTGGAAGTCGAGTACGACGCGATCGTGCTGGCGGCCGCGGGGCTGGAGCGACTCGGTCTGGATCACCACGTCTCGACGGTCGAACTCGATACCGACCGGTTCGTTCCCGCGCCCGGACAGGGAGCCATCGCGGTCACCGCGCCGGACGGCGAGACCGCCGAGCGGATCAACGGGGCGATCGACCATCCGCCGACGCGAGTCGCGACGACCGTCGAGCGGACCGTGCTGGCGACGCTGGGTGGCGGCTGTATCGC
This window of the Halapricum desulfuricans genome carries:
- a CDS encoding CDP-2,3-bis-(O-geranylgeranyl)-sn-glycerol synthase, which produces MDVIETVVVAFWAMLPAYVPNNAAVLFGGGRPIDGGRTWGDSRLLGDGKTWRGTAGGTATGVALALGLNAVRPTATDALAVSVPEFPIVAAVTLAAGAMVGDVTASFVKRRSGRERGAAFPGLDQLDFVVGALVPTAILAPSWFGKTFTVPVLAVVLVITPLLHVGTNVVAYYLGLKDEPW
- the hemC gene encoding hydroxymethylbilane synthase — encoded protein: MSSRDSTLRLATRGSDLALRQAATVAETLEGRRQSVELIEVETTGDQIRDELIHRLGKTGAFVRALDERVLDGEADAAVHSLKDVPTEGGEETVVAGVPERGPAGDVLVTPGGKALEELPESATVGTSSLRREAQLHAERPDLNVEPLRGNVDTRIEKLLAPTLQREHADRSDAESERKERADDEDYEHPYDRTVEEWFDDLAEIERRALERDVEVEYDAIVLAAAGLERLGLDHHVSTVELDTDRFVPAPGQGAIAVTAPDGETAERINGAIDHPPTRVATTVERTVLATLGGGCIAPIGVHARVQGSTVRTTARVLARDGNEEVAATRDLPIHRHPDAAREFAEDLREQGAAELIERAVAEATDE